One genomic segment of Actinoplanes ianthinogenes includes these proteins:
- a CDS encoding ABC transporter substrate-binding protein, with product MRRIALALLLLLAGCSVAGGDTGDGKTTVTFRLWDDQVAKAYEQSFAGFEKAHPDIKVNVQLVPWADYWTKLPADIAAGTTADIFWTNTSNFGIYADNNQLLPVDPDPGWTKPVVDLYTRNGKLWGVPQLWDSIALFYNKDLVAKAGVDPAALTWDPTGAHDTLRAAARKLTDPATGTFGINAAFDQQAIVWDFVGSNGGSWQSGDTFAFAGRPKTEQAVQYVVDLINKDHVAPSAADTNTNGDKTLQLFTQGKLALFQSGPYHLKSIQEGAGFAWGLAPMLKGPAGRVGVVHGVAAVASAKTAHRDATTEVLKWIGSADGQKPIAEGGYAFPGVTAAQPAFVDYWRKQGVDLQPFLDSATGTTFPAPVGPKVGAGGTAYTPILQQVFLGQLGVADGLRKAQDAGNEAMKG from the coding sequence ATGCGACGCATCGCTCTGGCCCTGCTCCTGCTGCTGGCGGGCTGCTCGGTCGCCGGCGGCGACACCGGCGACGGCAAGACCACGGTCACCTTCCGCCTCTGGGACGACCAGGTGGCCAAGGCCTACGAGCAGTCCTTCGCCGGCTTCGAGAAAGCACATCCGGACATCAAGGTGAACGTCCAGCTGGTGCCGTGGGCCGACTACTGGACCAAGCTGCCCGCCGACATCGCGGCGGGCACCACCGCGGACATCTTCTGGACCAACACGTCGAACTTCGGCATCTACGCCGACAACAACCAGCTGCTGCCGGTCGACCCGGATCCGGGCTGGACCAAACCGGTCGTCGACCTCTATACCCGCAACGGCAAGCTGTGGGGCGTGCCGCAGCTGTGGGACTCGATCGCGCTCTTCTACAACAAGGACCTGGTCGCCAAGGCGGGTGTCGACCCGGCCGCGCTCACCTGGGATCCGACCGGCGCGCACGACACGCTCCGGGCCGCCGCGCGGAAGCTGACCGACCCGGCCACCGGCACCTTCGGCATCAACGCCGCCTTCGACCAGCAGGCCATCGTGTGGGACTTCGTCGGCTCGAACGGCGGCAGCTGGCAGTCCGGCGACACCTTCGCCTTCGCCGGCCGGCCGAAGACCGAGCAGGCCGTGCAATACGTCGTCGACCTGATCAACAAGGACCACGTGGCGCCCTCGGCCGCGGACACCAACACCAACGGCGACAAGACGCTGCAGCTGTTCACCCAGGGCAAGCTCGCGCTGTTCCAGTCCGGGCCGTACCACTTGAAGAGCATCCAGGAGGGCGCCGGGTTCGCCTGGGGACTGGCCCCGATGCTGAAGGGTCCGGCCGGCCGGGTCGGCGTGGTGCACGGGGTCGCCGCGGTCGCCTCGGCCAAGACGGCGCACCGGGACGCCACCACCGAGGTGCTCAAGTGGATCGGCTCGGCCGACGGGCAGAAACCGATCGCCGAGGGCGGCTACGCGTTCCCCGGGGTGACCGCGGCGCAGCCGGCCTTCGTCGACTACTGGCGGAAACAGGGCGTCGACCTGCAACCGTTCCTGGACTCGGCGACCGGGACGACCTTCCCGGCGCCGGTCGGGCCCAAGGTGGGTGCCGGCGGGACGGCCTACACGCCGATCCTGCAACAGGTGTTCCTCGGCCAGCTCGGCGTCGCGGACGGCTTGCGGAAAGCGCAGGACGCCGGAAACGAAGCGATGAAGGGCTGA
- a CDS encoding carbohydrate ABC transporter permease, with the protein MTARRRDTLAGYALLAPSLVGVGGFLLLPVAIVLGISLFRWDLVSPAHWTGLDNYHSILTDPAFGRSLAVTAFFVLLVIPVQTALGLTAAVLLDQRLPGSTVFRAILVLPWISAPLALGVVWRWLLDPSDGAVNQLLGHRVEWLTSPVLALPSVAAVTVWTNVGYVALFFLAGLAGIPPQYAEAARIDGAGPWQRFRAITLPLLRPTMFFVLVTGVISSFQVFDTVYAMTQGGPAGRTEVVAYAIYREAFVDFRMGRAAAMSVLLFLLLITVTIAQQSYFRRRTTYEMG; encoded by the coding sequence GTGACCGCGCGCCGGCGCGACACCCTCGCGGGCTATGCCCTGCTCGCACCCAGCCTGGTCGGCGTCGGCGGGTTCCTGCTGCTGCCGGTCGCGATCGTGCTCGGCATCAGCCTGTTCCGCTGGGACCTGGTCAGCCCGGCCCACTGGACCGGCCTGGACAACTATCACTCGATCCTCACCGACCCCGCGTTCGGCCGGTCCCTCGCCGTCACCGCGTTCTTCGTGCTGCTGGTCATCCCGGTGCAGACCGCGCTCGGCCTGACCGCCGCGGTCCTGCTCGACCAGCGGCTGCCCGGCTCCACCGTCTTCCGGGCGATCCTGGTGCTGCCCTGGATCAGCGCCCCGCTCGCCCTCGGCGTGGTCTGGCGCTGGCTGCTCGACCCGTCCGACGGCGCGGTGAACCAGCTGCTCGGCCACCGCGTCGAGTGGCTGACCAGCCCGGTCCTGGCGCTGCCGTCGGTCGCCGCGGTCACCGTCTGGACCAATGTGGGCTATGTGGCGCTGTTCTTCCTGGCCGGGCTGGCCGGCATCCCGCCGCAGTACGCCGAGGCCGCCCGGATCGACGGCGCCGGGCCGTGGCAGCGGTTCCGCGCGATCACCCTGCCGCTGCTCCGGCCGACCATGTTCTTCGTCCTGGTCACCGGCGTGATCAGCAGCTTCCAGGTGTTCGACACGGTCTACGCGATGACCCAGGGCGGGCCGGCCGGGCGCACCGAGGTGGTGGCCTACGCGATCTACCGGGAGGCGTTCGTCGACTTCCGGATGGGCCGGGCGGCGGCCATGTCCGTGCTGCTGTTCCTGCTGTTGATCACGGTGACCATCGCGCAGCAGTCCTATTTCCGCAGGCGGACGACGTACGAGATGGGGTGA
- a CDS encoding 6-phospho-beta-glucosidase, translated as MRLTILGGGGFRVPLVYKALLADHRKTGITEVALQDVDPGRLDGIGRVLAALARDVPDAPAVVATTDLDEALTGAAFIFSAIRVGGLRGRVVDERVALDAGVLGQETVGAGGIAYALRSVPESLRIAERAARLAPDAWLINFTNPAGLVTEAMSGPLGDRVIGICDSPTGLVDRVLRALGADPGGVRIDYAGLNHLGWLYGVHAGDRDLLPGLLADEERLAGIEEGRLFSGLRELGAIPNEYLHYYYDPKGTLDAIRAAPQTRGAFLREQQERTYSEIAAREPLEAWRDAWREREATYMAENRELTGAGEREHDESRPAGYEGVALSVMRALARDEPATLILNVRNRGTLDVVDDDAVVEVPCTVDARGAAPLPVAPLPAHAAELVRAVKATDRLVLRAVAEGSREAAIEAMATHPLIADRAVAERLVDAYRAELPELSYLS; from the coding sequence ATGCGACTGACCATTCTGGGCGGCGGCGGCTTCCGGGTGCCGCTGGTCTACAAGGCGCTGCTCGCCGATCACCGGAAAACCGGGATCACCGAGGTGGCCTTGCAGGACGTGGACCCGGGACGACTCGACGGGATCGGCCGGGTGCTGGCCGCGCTGGCCCGCGACGTCCCGGACGCGCCCGCCGTGGTCGCCACCACCGACCTGGACGAGGCGCTGACCGGGGCGGCGTTCATCTTCTCCGCGATCCGGGTCGGCGGGCTGCGTGGCCGGGTGGTCGACGAGCGCGTCGCCCTCGACGCGGGGGTGCTCGGGCAGGAGACGGTCGGTGCGGGCGGGATCGCCTACGCGCTGCGGTCGGTGCCGGAGTCGCTGCGCATCGCGGAACGCGCCGCCCGCCTCGCCCCGGACGCCTGGCTGATCAACTTCACCAACCCGGCCGGTCTGGTCACCGAGGCGATGTCCGGCCCGCTCGGCGATCGGGTGATCGGCATCTGCGACTCGCCGACCGGCCTGGTCGACCGGGTGCTGCGGGCGCTGGGCGCGGACCCGGGCGGGGTGCGGATCGACTACGCCGGCCTCAACCACCTGGGCTGGCTCTACGGCGTGCACGCCGGCGACCGGGACCTGCTGCCCGGGCTGCTCGCCGACGAGGAGCGGCTGGCCGGCATCGAGGAGGGCCGCCTCTTCAGCGGCCTGCGCGAGCTCGGCGCGATCCCGAACGAGTACCTGCACTATTACTACGACCCGAAAGGCACCCTCGACGCCATCCGCGCGGCGCCGCAGACCCGCGGCGCCTTCCTGCGCGAGCAGCAGGAACGCACCTATTCCGAGATCGCCGCCCGGGAACCGCTCGAAGCCTGGCGGGACGCCTGGCGGGAGCGGGAGGCCACCTACATGGCGGAGAACCGGGAGCTGACCGGGGCGGGGGAGCGGGAGCACGACGAGAGCCGCCCGGCCGGCTACGAGGGCGTCGCCCTGTCCGTGATGCGCGCCCTGGCCCGCGACGAGCCGGCCACCCTGATCCTCAACGTCCGCAACCGCGGCACCCTGGATGTCGTGGACGACGACGCGGTGGTCGAGGTGCCCTGCACGGTCGACGCCCGGGGCGCGGCGCCGCTGCCGGTCGCGCCGCTGCCGGCGCACGCGGCCGAGCTGGTGCGCGCGGTCAAGGCCACCGATCGCCTGGTGCTGCGGGCCGTGGCGGAGGGTTCCCGGGAGGCGGCGATCGAGGCGATGGCCACGCATCCGCTGATCGCCGATCGGGCCGTCGCCGAGCGGCTGGTCGACGCCTACCGCGCCGAGCTGCCGGAGCTGTCCTACCTGTCCTGA
- a CDS encoding PfkB family carbohydrate kinase encodes MARQLDLFVPGVVFLDVIFTGLRELPEPGTEVRASGMGSCPGGVANLAVAASRLGLRTGLGTALSTDAYGEFCHQVLSRQEGIDLSASRRLDDWHSPVTVSLAYDRDRSMITHGHPLPTDAEGLVNGLPGTRAAAVSLGGSSTGWVPRAASDGTLIFADVGWDETDQWDFDALAVLPDCHAFLPNAVEAMRYTRTATPSAALDKLAGLVPIVVVTDGGDGALAVDSATGEVATVPGVPVEALDPTGAGDVFTAGFIAGTLGGWPLADRVAFANLVAALSVQHFGGSLSAPGWGDIADWWQAMLRVAERRHPESSEGQLARRFGFLPEVIPPGRRNAVHRATATIAQLSDAHAEQ; translated from the coding sequence ATGGCACGCCAGCTCGATCTTTTCGTACCCGGGGTGGTGTTCCTCGACGTCATCTTCACCGGGCTGCGGGAGCTGCCCGAGCCCGGCACCGAGGTGCGGGCCTCCGGGATGGGGTCGTGCCCCGGCGGCGTGGCCAACCTGGCGGTCGCGGCCAGCCGGCTCGGCCTGCGCACCGGGCTCGGCACCGCGCTGAGCACGGACGCGTATGGCGAATTCTGTCATCAGGTGCTCAGCCGCCAGGAGGGAATCGATCTCTCCGCGTCCCGCCGACTCGACGACTGGCACTCGCCGGTCACCGTCTCGCTCGCCTACGACCGCGACCGCAGCATGATCACCCACGGGCATCCGCTGCCCACCGACGCCGAAGGCCTGGTCAACGGTCTGCCGGGCACCCGCGCGGCGGCGGTGAGCCTGGGCGGCTCGAGCACCGGCTGGGTGCCCCGGGCGGCGAGCGACGGCACCCTGATCTTCGCCGACGTCGGCTGGGACGAGACCGACCAGTGGGATTTCGACGCCCTCGCGGTGCTGCCCGACTGCCACGCCTTCCTGCCCAACGCGGTCGAGGCGATGCGCTACACCCGCACCGCGACCCCGAGCGCCGCCCTCGACAAGCTGGCCGGCCTGGTCCCGATCGTGGTGGTGACCGACGGCGGTGACGGTGCGCTCGCCGTCGACTCGGCGACCGGTGAGGTGGCGACCGTGCCGGGCGTCCCGGTCGAGGCGCTCGACCCGACCGGTGCCGGTGACGTCTTCACCGCCGGGTTCATCGCCGGCACGCTCGGCGGGTGGCCGCTCGCCGACCGCGTGGCTTTCGCGAATCTGGTGGCCGCGCTCTCCGTGCAGCACTTCGGCGGGTCCCTGTCGGCGCCCGGGTGGGGCGACATCGCCGACTGGTGGCAGGCCATGCTGCGGGTCGCCGAGCGGCGCCATCCGGAGTCCAGCGAGGGGCAGCTGGCCCGCCGGTTCGGCTTCCTGCCCGAGGTGATCCCGCCGGGCCGGCGCAATGCCGTGCACCGGGCCACCGCGACGATCGCCCAGCTGTCCGACGCGCACGCCGAGCAATGA
- a CDS encoding alpha/beta hydrolase: MRTIASVVFGHLEAGRFEALAGMFTPEMRAVVSPETVRVAWSVQTAGAPCTPGDAAGEAAGPGLFRVRQPVHCATGDFQIVFSHDTSGRLHGLRLAPLATTAWQPPPYARPARFTEHDTGAGTLSLPHKTGPHPAVILLPGGGQQDRDGTDGARKPLKDLAWGLASRDIAVLRFDKPLPERTLTEEYVVPALAAVRELREQRPAVDPDRIFLLGHSLGGKAAPRVAAAEPGIAGLILLAAEAIPMQRSAQRVARHLAARDPGPAGEAMVAAVDRQVATVDEGLTPETPASDLPFGFPASYWLDLRDYDPVRTAATLRRPMLIMQGGRDHQVTVADDLARWRAALGDRDDVRFRVLRTREHMFYRGTHVDPAVIRKIARWLLARRATGK, encoded by the coding sequence ATGAGAACGATCGCGTCCGTCGTCTTCGGGCACCTCGAGGCGGGGCGGTTCGAGGCGCTGGCCGGGATGTTCACCCCGGAGATGCGCGCCGTGGTGTCGCCCGAGACGGTCCGGGTCGCCTGGTCCGTCCAGACCGCGGGCGCTCCCTGCACGCCCGGCGACGCCGCCGGGGAGGCCGCGGGTCCGGGTCTTTTCCGGGTACGCCAACCCGTGCACTGTGCCACCGGCGACTTCCAGATCGTCTTCTCCCACGACACGTCCGGTCGCCTGCACGGCCTCCGCCTGGCCCCGCTCGCCACCACCGCCTGGCAGCCCCCGCCCTACGCGCGGCCGGCCCGCTTCACCGAGCACGACACCGGCGCCGGGACGTTGTCCCTGCCGCACAAAACCGGCCCGCATCCGGCGGTGATCCTTCTCCCCGGCGGCGGGCAGCAGGACCGCGACGGCACCGACGGCGCCCGCAAACCCCTGAAGGACCTCGCCTGGGGTCTCGCGAGCAGGGACATCGCCGTGCTGCGCTTCGACAAGCCGCTGCCCGAGCGGACGCTCACCGAGGAATACGTCGTCCCGGCGCTTGCCGCCGTACGCGAACTGCGGGAACAGCGACCGGCGGTGGACCCGGACCGGATCTTCCTCCTCGGCCACAGCCTGGGTGGCAAGGCCGCGCCGCGAGTGGCCGCGGCCGAGCCCGGGATAGCGGGCCTGATCCTGCTCGCGGCCGAGGCGATCCCGATGCAGCGATCCGCGCAGCGGGTCGCACGGCACCTGGCCGCGCGTGATCCCGGACCGGCGGGCGAGGCGATGGTGGCCGCGGTCGACCGGCAGGTCGCGACGGTCGACGAGGGACTGACGCCGGAGACGCCGGCGTCCGATCTGCCCTTCGGCTTTCCCGCGTCCTACTGGCTCGACCTGCGCGACTACGACCCGGTGCGGACCGCGGCGACGCTGCGGCGACCGATGCTGATCATGCAGGGCGGACGGGATCACCAGGTCACCGTGGCCGACGACCTGGCGCGCTGGCGGGCCGCCCTCGGTGATCGGGACGACGTCCGGTTCCGGGTGCTGCGGACCCGTGAGCACATGTTCTACCGGGGCACGCACGTCGATCCGGCGGTGATCCGGAAAATCGCTCGCTGGCTTCTGGCGCGACGGGCTACCGGCAAGTAA
- a CDS encoding helix-turn-helix domain-containing protein: METAELLAHPVRLRIVHALRGGREMTTAELVERLPDVSKATVYRHIDLLGNGGVLEVAAERRVRGAVERRYRLRQDRASISAAAAAELTADDHRRAFTIAMTALIAEFGAYLDRPGADPARDLVGYRQHAVWLSPAELTELIGELRAAILPRLTQEATPDRAQYLLSPILFPIENAAPQD, from the coding sequence GTGGAGACGGCGGAACTTCTGGCACATCCGGTGCGGCTGCGCATCGTGCACGCGCTGCGCGGCGGTCGCGAGATGACGACCGCGGAGCTGGTGGAGCGGCTGCCGGACGTGTCGAAGGCGACCGTCTATCGGCACATCGACCTGCTCGGCAACGGCGGGGTGCTGGAGGTGGCGGCCGAGCGGCGGGTGCGCGGGGCGGTCGAGCGGCGCTACCGGCTGCGGCAGGACCGGGCGTCGATCAGCGCCGCGGCGGCGGCCGAGCTCACCGCGGACGATCATCGGCGCGCGTTCACCATCGCGATGACCGCCCTGATCGCCGAGTTCGGCGCCTATCTGGACCGGCCGGGCGCCGATCCGGCGCGGGACCTGGTCGGATATCGGCAGCATGCGGTCTGGCTCAGCCCGGCGGAGCTGACCGAGCTGATCGGCGAGCTGCGCGCGGCGATCCTGCCCCGGCTCACCCAGGAAGCCACCCCGGACCGCGCGCAGTATCTGCTCAGCCCGATCCTGTTCCCGATCGAGAATGCGGCGCCGCAAGACTGA
- a CDS encoding TIGR02452 family protein produces the protein MSARLRALGQEAARIAEEGHYTGPDGRVEIADQVARAVAGTRLHLPGDTLPEPTPAAGPPVIEVTAESTLWAARRLGTDPACLNFASARNPGGGFLNGAQAQEESLARSSALYPCLLAAGDFYAHHRAERSLLYTDRIIYAPSVPVFRDDKGRLLPTAYPVSFLVSAAPNRSAIARNQPESLPEISTTLARRAARVLAVAAAHGHRELVLGAWGCGVFGNDPAEVARIFAEALTVSPWFDRVVFAILDRGGATRQAFERVFRT, from the coding sequence ATGAGTGCCAGGTTGCGGGCGTTGGGCCAGGAGGCCGCCCGGATCGCCGAGGAGGGCCATTACACCGGCCCCGACGGACGGGTCGAGATCGCGGACCAGGTCGCCCGCGCGGTGGCCGGCACCCGGTTGCACCTGCCCGGGGACACCCTGCCGGAGCCCACCCCCGCCGCCGGCCCGCCGGTGATCGAGGTGACCGCGGAAAGCACCCTCTGGGCCGCCCGCCGGCTCGGCACCGACCCGGCCTGCCTCAACTTCGCCTCGGCACGCAACCCGGGCGGCGGCTTCCTCAACGGCGCCCAGGCCCAGGAGGAGAGCCTGGCCCGCAGCTCGGCGCTCTACCCGTGCCTGCTGGCGGCCGGTGACTTCTATGCCCACCACCGGGCGGAACGCTCGCTGCTCTACACCGACCGGATCATCTACGCGCCGTCGGTCCCGGTCTTCCGCGACGACAAGGGACGGCTCCTGCCCACGGCGTACCCCGTCTCCTTCCTCGTCTCGGCGGCCCCGAACCGGTCCGCGATCGCCCGCAACCAGCCGGAGTCCCTGCCGGAAATCTCCACGACGCTGGCCCGCAGGGCCGCGCGGGTGCTCGCCGTCGCCGCCGCGCACGGCCACCGTGAGCTGGTCCTCGGCGCCTGGGGCTGCGGCGTCTTCGGCAACGACCCCGCCGAGGTGGCCCGGATATTCGCCGAGGCGCTGACGGTCAGCCCCTGGTTCGACCGGGTGGTCTTCGCGATTCTGGACCGCGGAGGCGCCACCCGGCAGGCCTTCGAGAGGGTTTTCCGCACCTAG
- a CDS encoding DinB family protein, whose product MNRSLVDSGDVRGVVAAATEALRTAAGQDWQAPAGDLSWSCWETVEHVADDLFAYAGQLAADQPPADRYVPWGYRRARPDAPALTVYVQHADGNAGLLQVLEAAGGLLAAVVRAAPPERRGFHPFGLADASGFAAMGIVEVLVHLWDLAGTLEFAWSPDPDVCARVLRRLFPDAPAGQEPWPTLLWCTGRVALPGRARQTQWRWQADVRSLPAGA is encoded by the coding sequence ATGAACCGATCACTTGTGGACTCCGGCGACGTACGCGGCGTGGTCGCGGCGGCCACCGAGGCGCTGCGCACCGCGGCCGGGCAGGACTGGCAGGCCCCGGCCGGCGACCTCAGCTGGTCCTGCTGGGAGACGGTGGAGCACGTCGCCGACGACCTGTTCGCATACGCCGGCCAGCTCGCCGCCGACCAGCCGCCCGCCGATCGGTATGTGCCGTGGGGCTACCGGCGGGCCCGCCCGGACGCGCCCGCGCTCACCGTCTACGTCCAGCACGCCGACGGCAACGCCGGGCTGCTCCAGGTCCTCGAGGCGGCCGGCGGCCTGCTCGCCGCGGTCGTCCGGGCCGCCCCGCCGGAGCGGCGGGGCTTCCACCCGTTCGGCCTGGCCGACGCGTCCGGCTTCGCCGCGATGGGCATCGTCGAGGTCCTGGTCCACCTGTGGGACCTGGCCGGCACCCTCGAGTTCGCCTGGTCACCGGACCCGGACGTCTGCGCCCGCGTCCTCCGGCGCCTGTTCCCGGACGCGCCGGCCGGTCAGGAACCCTGGCCCACCCTGCTCTGGTGCACCGGCCGGGTCGCGTTGCCCGGCCGGGCCCGCCAGACGCAGTGGCGCTGGCAGGCCGATGTCAGGAGTCTGCCAGCCGGGGCATGA
- a CDS encoding GAF domain-containing protein, with the protein MKIDLYGRLAEPARLSELARYDLTDPALRSALDEVAKRSAKLLEAPVSLVSVLGADAQQIVGAYGLGEWQAAAQGAPAEWAVCSRTVLNGEPYCVADFSEDPAHAANPFLATTGLRSYLGVPLAAPDGTMLGAHCVVDARRRIYTDVDLAILGDSADEAMEALLRFRR; encoded by the coding sequence ATGAAGATCGATCTGTACGGCCGCCTGGCCGAGCCCGCCCGCCTCTCCGAACTGGCCCGCTACGACCTGACCGATCCGGCCCTGCGATCGGCGCTCGACGAGGTGGCCAAGCGCAGCGCGAAACTGCTGGAGGCCCCGGTGTCGCTGGTGTCGGTGCTGGGCGCGGACGCGCAGCAGATCGTCGGGGCCTACGGGCTGGGCGAGTGGCAGGCGGCCGCGCAGGGAGCGCCCGCCGAGTGGGCGGTGTGCAGCCGGACCGTGCTCAACGGGGAGCCGTACTGCGTGGCCGACTTCAGCGAGGACCCGGCCCATGCGGCCAACCCGTTCCTGGCCACCACCGGCCTGCGCAGCTATTTGGGTGTCCCGCTGGCCGCGCCGGACGGGACCATGCTCGGCGCGCACTGCGTGGTGGACGCCCGCCGCCGCATCTACACCGATGTGGACCTGGCGATTCTCGGCGACAGCGCGGACGAGGCGATGGAGGCGCTGCTACGGTTCCGGCGGTGA
- a CDS encoding carbohydrate ABC transporter permease, producing MRILRRAVLTYLALGLGAIVILAPYLMSVQTSVKTPRQFAQQPPLAPPDPVTGANYAKLLVGGHTLIPPLVITVQVVLVVVLGQLTCSVLAAYAFARLDFPGRDALFWVYLATLMVPAVAVLVPRFVLLSEAGLVNTFWGIVLPATFGSPYAIFLLRQFFRAVPQELLDAARIDGAGHLRVLRHVLLPLSRPILATLLIITVVTHWNDFLWPLVVTSGARWQVLTVAVAGLQSQYHGNWTLVLAATTLATLPLLVLFVIFQKHIVRSITISGMR from the coding sequence GTGAGGATCTTGCGGCGTGCGGTGCTGACCTACCTGGCGCTGGGACTCGGTGCGATCGTGATCCTGGCGCCGTATTTGATGAGCGTGCAGACGTCGGTGAAGACGCCACGCCAGTTCGCCCAGCAGCCGCCGCTGGCCCCACCCGACCCGGTGACCGGGGCGAACTACGCGAAGCTTCTGGTCGGCGGGCACACCCTGATCCCGCCGCTGGTGATCACCGTGCAGGTCGTGCTGGTGGTCGTCCTCGGCCAGCTGACCTGCTCGGTGCTGGCGGCGTACGCGTTCGCCCGCCTCGACTTCCCGGGCCGCGACGCGCTCTTCTGGGTCTACCTCGCGACCCTGATGGTGCCCGCCGTCGCGGTGCTGGTGCCCAGGTTCGTGCTGCTCAGCGAGGCCGGCCTGGTCAACACGTTCTGGGGCATCGTGCTGCCGGCGACGTTCGGCTCGCCGTACGCGATCTTCCTGCTCCGCCAGTTCTTCCGCGCCGTCCCGCAGGAGCTGCTCGACGCCGCCCGGATCGACGGCGCCGGCCACCTGCGGGTGCTGCGGCACGTGCTGCTGCCGCTGAGCCGCCCGATCCTGGCCACCCTGCTGATCATCACGGTGGTCACCCACTGGAACGACTTCCTCTGGCCGCTGGTGGTCACCAGCGGCGCGCGGTGGCAGGTGCTCACCGTCGCGGTCGCCGGCCTGCAAAGTCAGTACCACGGCAACTGGACGCTGGTCCTGGCCGCCACCACGCTGGCGACCCTGCCGCTGCTCGTGCTCTTCGTGATCTTCCAGAAGCACATCGTCCGATCGATCACCATCTCCGGGATGAGGTGA
- a CDS encoding tyrosine-protein phosphatase has translation MTEPSPSVPLRGVHGTVTLTWAATGARHVTVYAGWASAAILTALGVPRATVLQDYLLSNVYNAATLARVPAAIRPGYQAVLDVRAEYLQSGYDEIAARYSTFDKYLTEGLGLRAEDLRALRAQLLIG, from the coding sequence ATGACGGAACCGTCGCCCTCCGTACCCCTCCGCGGCGTCCACGGCACCGTCACCCTCACCTGGGCCGCCACGGGCGCTCGCCACGTCACCGTCTACGCCGGCTGGGCCAGCGCGGCGATCCTGACCGCGCTCGGCGTGCCGCGCGCGACGGTGCTCCAGGACTACCTGCTCAGCAACGTCTACAACGCCGCGACCCTGGCCCGGGTGCCGGCCGCGATCCGGCCGGGTTACCAGGCCGTGCTCGACGTCCGGGCCGAGTACCTGCAGTCCGGCTACGACGAGATCGCTGCGAGGTACAGCACCTTCGACAAGTACCTGACCGAGGGCCTCGGCTTGCGCGCCGAGGACCTGCGGGCGCTGCGCGCCCAGTTGCTGATCGGCTGA